The genomic DNA GGTTGCTAAAAATTTAAATATTTTAGATCTTGAAAGAGCAGTTAAATTATCAGGTTCTCGTTTTGTAGTATATAAAGGAATGGGGGCTAAATTAGCGCGCGCTTTAATGAATTTTATGCTTGACTTACATGAAAAAAACAATTATGAAGAGTATGCGGTTCCTGTTTTAGTAAAACCTGAAATACTTTTTGGTACAGGACAATTACCTAAATTTAAAGATGATTTATTCGAATTACCAAAAGAAAGTCTTTATTTAATTCCAACAGCAGAGGTTCCTTTAACAAATTTATATAATAATGAAATAATTGATTTAAAAACACCTATAAGACTAACTGGATTTACAGAATGTTTTAGAAGTGAAGCTGGATCAGGTGGCAAAGATATGAAAGGTATTATAAGAAACCACCAATTTAAAAAAGTAGAATTAGTTAAAATAACAAATGAAAAAGATTGAAAAAAAGAATTGGACCAAATGCTTGATCAAGCTAAATTAGTTTTAGAAGAACTTGAATTACCATATAGAGAATTACAATTGTGTACTGGTGATTTAGGATTTTCATCTAGAACAACAGTTGATTTAGAAGTTTGATTACCTTCAGAAATAAAATATAGAGAAATAAGCTCAGTTTCTTATATGGGAGATTTTCAAGCTAGAAGAGCAATGATAAGATATCGTGATGAACAAGATAATGTTCAATATGCTCATACAATGAATGGATCAGGATTAGCCATAGACCGCTTAATAGCAGCGCTTTTAGAAAATTATCAAAATCCTGATGGGACAGTATCAATACCAAAAAAACTACAACCTTATATGGGTATTGACAAAATAGAAAGAATTTAAAAAAACAGCCATCGGCTGTTTTATTATTTTTCTTGACTTTTTAAAACACTATAACTGAAATCAGTAGGTACTTTTTTACCAAAATATTCAATTTCTACAATAGCCTTTTCTGAAGAATTACTAAATTCGATTACAACACCGCTTGTTCCTTTGAAAGGACCATCAATTATTTCTACTATCTCACCAATTGTGAACTTATCATTTGTTTTTCCATCTTCAAAGTCTTTAAAATATTCTTGTTCTTTTGCAGTTGCTTTTTTAATTTGACTTTCTGATACAGGAGTAGGTTTAGAACCCTTACCAGATGAACCTATAAGACCGGTTACATATTGCGTATTACGAATAACAAATCAAGCTTTATCAGTCATATCCATTTTTATAAAAATATAACCGCTATAAACATTTACATATTTCACCTTATAAGGCTCACCTAAATCTTTTTTTCTTTCTCTTTTTGAGTTAGTGTTGGCTTTTTAAAAATTTTGAATGCACCATCTGGTGTAGCAAAGTGATCGAAACAATCTTCAACTTGTTCACTAACAATACGATTTTTTAATGATTCAACAACTTGTTCTTCTTTACCTGAAACAGTACTAATCATGTATCATAAAAAATTATTATTCTTTTTATTACTTTCCATTTTTCACTCCTATATATTAATTTGTGTTTATTCCTATTCCTTTAAAAAAGTATGTGATTAAAGCCGTAAATCCAAAAATAAACAATGTAACTAAAACTGCAAAAACAATTGTTTGAGTGAATGAAACTCAATTTTGTTTTGCTGTAGGCCATTTAACTCTCTTCATTTCTTTTACAAAATGTCTGATTAAATATTTCTTCGGTTTATTCTTTTTATTATTTTCCATGTTTACCTACTTTTCTTCTTTGTGTTGTGTATGTTCTTTACATTTAGGGCAATATTTTTTAATAATAATTCTATTAGAAATACTAGCCATACTTTTATTTGTTGTGTAATTCATTGATTGACATTGCTCACAACATAATGAAACTTTTCTTTTAAGCATATTTTTATTATATTAAAATATTAAAAAAAATACCTAAATTACATTAATTTAAGAATTTATAGTTTAATTATATATTAAAATTTTAAAAAAATAAGTCGTTTGAACGACTTACATTTGATGTGGTGCAGAAACCTCTAATAATTTTAGTCCGTTTTCTAAAACAATATTTACTGCTTTTACTAATGCTAATTTACTTGATTCTTCATTATGACCAATTATTTTTTCAGAATTTGAATATCATGAGTTAAATTCTTTCGCCACTTTTATTAAATATTGTGTTAATAAATGTGTTAAATATTTCTCTGCTGATTTTTTGATTATTTCTGGGAACTCTAAAAGTGTAGAAACAAGTTTTTGATCGTTTTCATCAGTATAGCTAGTAGCAATAATTTCATTTTCCTTTAAATTTGTTTTATTTAATAATGTTCAAGCTCTTGCGTTTGCATATTGAACTAAAATAACAGGGTTATCATTGTTTTTACTTGTTGCAATGTCAATGTCAAAATCAAGTTTTGAATTATATGTTCTATCCAAAAGAATAAATCTTGCTGAATCTTTTCCTACTAAATCAACAAATTCTTTTAAATAGAAACTAGTTCCACGTCTTTTTGACATTTTAAATTCTTCGCCATTTTTTACCAATCTAACTAATTGCATGCATAATACAATTAGGTTATCACTCTTCATTCCTAAGTCTTTCATTGCACATTCCATTCTCTTAATATATCCAGAATGATCTGCTCCTCAAACATTCATAATAATTGGGTTTTTGCCAGTTTTGTTAAATTTAATTCTGTGATATGCTATGTCTGGCAAGAAGTAGGTAAAATCTCCATCGCTTTTAATTAAAACACGATCTTTATCATCGCCGTGAATAGTAGTTTTCAATCAAGTTGCACCATCTTTTTGGTATGCATTTTTAAGCTCTTTTACAGTTGCATAAATTTTTTCTGCATTGTTATCATATAAACTTTTTTCACTATAAAATACGTCAAATCAAACACCAAAATCTTTAAGTGTTTTCTTAATAACTGTTAAATATAATTCAACTGATTCTTTTTTAAAAAAATCTAATAATTCACCCTCTAATTTTTGATCTTTAAATTTATCACCATATTTTTTAAAAAATTCTTTAGCGCCTCAAACAATATCTGAACCTTTATATGATTCTTCAGGTAATTCAAAATCAGGATTAAAAATTTGTTGATATCTAGCAAAAACGCTTTCTGCAAGCATATTAATTTGATTACCTGCATCATTAATATAATATTCACGTGTAACATTCATACCAGCGAATTCAACAATATTAGCAATTGTGCTACCAATAGCTGCGTTTCTTGCGTGACCAACATGTAAATAACCTGTTGGGTTAGCTGAAACAAATTCTATGTTTATATCACCTTTAAGATTTCCTTTACCGTAATTCTCACCCTTTTTAATAATTTCATTTACAGCATCTATAAAAGAACCTTCAGCAATGTTAAAATTAATAAAACCAGGTCCTGCAATTTCAATTGAAGAAAGGCCAAATTTATTTTTATCTATTTTACTTACAATTAATTTTGCTAATTCTAAAGGATTTCTTTTATTTCCCATAGCCATATTAGTTGTTAGATCAGCATGACCTTTTGGTTCAATTAGTAAAATTTCCTTTTCTATATTTAATTCATTTGCAATTGTTTTTAATTCATTTAATAATAAATCTTTCAAAATAAGTTTATTCATAGTGATTATATTATAATCAATGCAAAAATTAATTGTAATGATTTCCATAAAAAGCTTGAATTTTTCGTTCTAAAACAATTTTTAAATTATTAATTTTATTTGTTGTAATTAACTTATTTATAGGATTTTCGCTATAACTAATAATGTCTAATATTTTTCTTTCTTTTTTATTCAATGAACTAATAAATTTTTCATAATCTAATTTATCAATGTTTTCACTATGAATTTTATTCATATCTTCATCTGGAACAATGCTTTGATATACAGTATTATCTGCAATAAAATGAAAAGCTCTTTTCTTACAATTTCAGTATTTTCAAAGTGAATATGTAAAATTTTTAAGTGCGCCTTTTATATAATTTATAAATGAAGAATTTGTATCTCCTCTATAAGCTCTAGAAATTTTAATTATTTGTTGCATAAATTCGTTTAAAATATCTATTTTTTCTAAAGTAACTATTTTATAGTCATTAATAAAAAATGATAGTTCTTTGTACAAACAGTCAAAATATAAAAAATAGACTGTATGTAAAATTTCACTATCATTCATATTAGAAATTAATTCTATTAATTCTTTTGATTTATTTTCTGCTAATTTTTTAAATTTGTTAATTAAACTAAATCTCATTTTTGTTTTTTATTAATTCAAATATTAAAATCCCAGTGGCAACTGATACGTTTAAAGATTGTACAGAACCAAATTGAGGTATATAAACTGTTTGATCAGCAATATTTAAAACAGATTTTGAAGCTCCTGTTTCTTCGTTTCCTACAACCATAGCTGTTGGCTTATTGTATTCAATTTTATTATAAGCTTGTGAATTTTTATCTAAAGCTGAAACATAAATTCAAAAACCTCATTTTTTTAATTTATCAATTGTAGCTGATATGCTATTAACTTTTATAATTTTCATTCCAATAAAACCGCCAGAACTTATTTTAAGAACTGTTGGTGTTATATCTGCTGCCCTATCTTTTGGTATAACTATATGATTTATACCTGCAGCATTAGCTGTTCGTAGGATAGCACCAAAATTATGTGTATCTTGAATATGATCAAGAATTAAAATATTTTCAGGCTTATCTTTTTTAATAGTTTCTAAGTCATAAATTGGAAAATCTTTTAAGAAAGCAATATATCCTTGGTGATTTTCGTTTTGAAAATCTTTAAAAAATATTTGATCTTTCAAAGAAGTTTTAATATTTGAAGAAATCTCCTTTATCTTTTGTTCGTGTGAGTTTGAAATAACATAAATAACATCAATAATGTTTCTATTATTTTTTATTGCATCAATTACAGTGTTTTTTCCACACAAATATAATTTTTTCATATTTAAAACCTCATTTTTTATATTTTTTTCCATTGTTTATAATAAATCATTTTTAATTAAAATATCTCTTATTTTATCTGCATTTATGTAATCTTTTTTATCTATAAAATAGTTTCATTCGTTATATAAATCAATATACTTTTTATATTTATTTATATCTGTTAATTCTGGGTGGATAACTTTTAATATAAAATATATATTTTTTGCATTAATGATGCTCTTAGATCTATTAAATTCTTTTATTTCTTCATTTAATAAATAATTAAAATTAGAAAATTCACCCTCTGATATCATTGTTAAAATTTCTTTAATTTTATCATTTATTTTAGTGTCTAATTCGTCAATAAAAAAAGAAGTAAAAAATTTAAATAATAATTTTTTATATTTTTTTTCTATTGAAATCATGTTATCTATTAATTCTTGAGTTAAATTTATATGAGCTGTAAATTTACTACTTAAAATAATTATTTTAAATAAACTGGCGCCATATTTTTCAATAAAATCAAAAGCAGATATTATATTTCCTAAAGATTTAGACATTTTAATTCCATTTAAATTTATTTGACCAGTTCTAAGTCAATTTTTAGCTAAATTTTTGCCAAAAAGAGAAAAGTGTTGTATATTTTCATTCTCATGATGAGGAAATGTTAAATCCATTCCACCGCCATGCACATCAACTCCTTCTTTACCAAAGTGCTTATCAATTAAAGCAACGCATTCAGTATGTCATCCAGGTCTTCCATGACCAAAAATAGAATCAAATTTTATTCCTTTAGTTGTAATTTTTCAAAGAGCAAAATCGGCTTCGTATTGTTTATCTTGATTTTGTTCTTCAAACTCCATATTATCTAATTTTTGATTAGATACAACTCCATAGTTTTCTTTATTTTTATTCACATCGAATCAAACATTACCAATATTATCTTTATAAGCATTTTTAGAAGTATAAAGTTTATTGATGTAATCTTTAATTAATTCTATATTATCTGTAACTTTTTCAATGTTTGATATGGTATCAACATTCATTTTGTTTAATAATTGTAGGTATTTTTGATAATATAATTCACTAATTTCTTGTTCTGTTTTATTTTCTTCTATTGCTTTGTTAATTATTTTGTCATCAACATCAGTTATATTGTGTATAAATTTAAATTTTTTTCCTAAGGCTCTATAAGCCTTTAACATTAGATCAAAAGTAACGATGGGTCTAAGATTGCCTATATGTGGATCATTATAAACAGTAGGCCCGCAAACATATATTTTTTTCATAAATTTATTATATTAAAAATATTTATATAATTTAATTCTTTATTTTAAAAAACTATATGTATATTTTTACTTTTAAAAAAAGTATTTTTTACTAAAAAAACTATTTTATAGTAACATTAGAAATTTAAATTTCTTTTTAAAATTTATTAATTATCACCTTAATTTATAATACTTACTAAAAAAGCATATTTTGTTATAATTATTACTAATTATAAACATTAAAATGTTTGTGATTTTTTAATTAAAAGTAATAAAAAAACATAAATTTTCCTTTTTTATTACAAAGGAGTCAAAATGTCACGTAAAAAAATAAATCTTAAAACATTGGTCTGACCTAAATATGCAATTTCAGCTGTATTATTAAGTGCTATAACTGCAGCTACTTTAGGAACCATGTATTTTTATTCTAAAAACTCTGATGACAACTTAGGTAAGGAAAATCCTACAAAACGCGATGATTTAGTTAATGAATTTATTGACAGATCAACACCTCCTAAAACATATTTTATAGAAGCACAAAATCAAGCAACAAAAGAACAATATGATCCGAAAACTGATACAGTAATTTTAAGTGATGGTTCTGTTGTTTCTACAGTAGACTACTTAGATGCTTATTATAAAAAACATCATGCTATGCCATATCTAAAAATTAGTTATGGGTCTTTTAATTTTTTCAATCAATACATTGAAGCAGTTAGCCCAATCGAATTTTTTAAATTTACTGAATGATTTATGAATAATGTTTCATGAGGTCCAGAAATAATTACTTTAAAATCATTTTCAATTGTTAAAGGTGTTGAAATGAATGGTAATAATATTACGTTAGGATCACATAGTAATAGAAACAAAGAGTATACAACAATTAAATTTTTCCCAGATGCTTTTTTCGGTACATTGCCAATTTATTCAGAATTAGATGGTCGTGGGAACGCTCAAGATTCTCTTACATATAAACTAAACAGAAAAATTTTAACAGCTAAAGAAGTTCAAACATTTTTAGGAAATATTTCAAGATACAATAGTTTATCAAATTTATCAACAAATACTGTTAATAGCAATTTCTTTAGAGATATTATAAATATTCAAGACTTAAAAGGATTGAAACTTTTTGCCATAAAAAACGAAAATTGATTTAAAGAAATCAAGGATATATCTATTAATCAAACAGAAAAATCAAGACTATTTTTTAATAATCCATATCTTTTATTAATTGATGGAAAAAATGAAGCAGAAGCAAGACAAAAATTAATAGAAAAATTTGAAGAATATAAAAAACATGATGTTTATAAAGTTTTAGAAAATATTAACCCAAACACAGTAGCTTTAGAAGAAAAAATAATTACTGATGCAAAAATACAAGATAATCAAGCAACTCCAACAGATATCATTTCTGATGGATATTTAAATATTACTTTTAATGATAACACAAATATGAGAATTTTCAAAAGTTTTCAAGATGTGCAATCAAGAGATAAAAATAGTGCATCTACTGAACTTACTTTCAGAAATAATTACTTTCAAATTGATGAGGCTTTAGTAAAAGCTAAAGAAGATTTAGATGAATTAGAAAGCAAATATCAAGATTACATAAGATCTAAAATTTCTACAAACAATTTTGGAGAAGATGAAATTCTTTCTTTAAAAAACAAAGCAGATGAGTATATTGAAACTGTTAGAAATTTAGCAAGAATAGAACAAAGATTAACTCCAATGGAGCAAGATTATACTGCTCAAGGTACATTAGTTATTCAAGTAGAACAAGAAGAAAAAGAAATATCTGAACTTCAAAAATCAAATGAGAAACTAGATGCTGAAATAAAACAACTTGAACAAGAAATAGATTCAGAATCAAATGAAACTGAAAAAGCTAAAAAGCAGCAACAATTAACGGAAAAAAGAAATCAAGTAAATGATAATAATACGAATATAAATGCAAAACAAGAAAGAATTAGACAATTAAGACCAAGAATACTAAGTGAACAAGCGTTGCAAAATCTTAAAAATGAAATTGATAATTTAAAAAATCAGTTGAATAATCTCTTAGAAAGTAGTAATGAAATAGCTAAAATTTATAATGATATTTCAATTTTGAGAAGACCTTCTGAATACATAGAATTTTCAGAATTAATTAGAGGTTATAGTGATATTTACTCTAATTCAACATTTAAAATGATAAAAGAAAACAAAATAGATGATTCTACTGATTTGCAAAAAATAGAAACTCTTAAAATCTTTTTTAATGAATTATTTAAATTCAATAATATTTACAATAGAATTACATATCCATATGAAAATAACGGCGCTGCATACACTACTCCTTCTTATGTTGAAAATGAATTTTACAAGGTGGACATAGCTTTTCTTCCAAATACTCTTATTACAATGGACTCATTGGTTAAAAGTAGTGAAAAAGCCCAATTAAATTGAAGAGATTTTTACAATTTAAAAGGCTTTTTAAACGATAGAAAAAATATTGTTGGAGAAAACAATCAAGATGTATTTATTTATGTGGATAAATCAAAAGTAAGTGAACTAGGTATTAATAAAGGAAAACTAGAATTTAATTACAAAGAATTAAATAATAAACTTGATGAAGTAAATTTAAAAATAACAAATACCCAAGAAAAAATAAATAATATTCAAAATTTAATAAGCAATACTAATAATTCAAATAGTATTGCCTCTTTAATGACAAGTTTTTACCGTCAAAATAGTATTTTACCTTTTAATTTTAGACCAATAGGAAATTCTAATACCGACGATATTATTTCTAATGAACAAGTTTTTACCGTTTTATTAGGTGATAACGCAACAGGCTTGCCAGCTTATTTAAATGTATTAAAAAATGGCAATTCTTCTTCTAATGATGAGTTTCATAAAGTTGGAACTAATGGTTTATTGGAATTAATTAGAAACAAAGTCCCTGAAGATCAAAGATCACTTTTTGATTTATTAGTGGAAAATACTAACAAGAGATTAGAATTAGATTCAGTTGTTTCAACAAATTTTGATGTTGAAAAAATTAATGAATACTTGACAGCACTTGTTACATTAAATGAAAAAAGTTTAGAATGAGAGAATTTAAACAAATCAAAATCTTGATATTTTGATTATTCACAATTAAATACAGCTATTACTTTAATTAAAAACGTTGACAGAAGCTTAGAAATAATTAATGAAAATAATATTAATGAAAATGAAATTATTTCATTGCAAGAAAATTTAAATAATTTAATCTTAGAATCTAACTTTTATAGATATCAAATAAAGAAATTATCAGAATTACCTACTTTTGATAATGAAGAAATTAACGAAGCATACAATAAAATAGTTAAAGAATTTAATGATAAAAAAGAATAATACTCTCTTTTTGTTAAAAACTTAGTAAAAGTTAGAAATGAAGCTTCAAAAGCTAGATGAAATTCTGTAAACACATTAATTAATTCAAGCGAACCAAATGTTATAACACAAGCTCAAAATGTATTAAGTTTAGAAGATATTGAAAGTAAAATTACTGCAAAAGAAGCAGAATTACAAAAATTTACTACCTCAAAAGAAGAGTTAAAAAATAAATCAGATGAAGCTTTAAGAGCTTTAATAGAAAGATTAAATATCCCGCATAGTGAAGATGGAGATTTAACTAGAAAAGAAGCAATATTAAATTTAGCAAATCCAATAAAGGCTAGATTTGATGAATTTGTAAAAAATAGTACAAATGAAGCAGGACAAACAGAATTTAGTTGATATGAAACATTTGTAGATATTTACACAAATGGAAGTCAAGACGCTGAATTCAAAGGAATAAAAGAATTCCAAAAAGACATTGAAAAAGCTTTAGAGGTATATAACTCAACAAGTGATGAAAAAGTTAAGGATGAACAATCTACTTTGATTGATCAAGCTTCACAAGCTATTCAAACTAGATTAGGATTTTTACAAAGATTAAGAGTATTTTATTTATATTTCCAAGAAAAAAGTAATCAATATCAAACATTATTGGATGAAGTAAATAGAGGAGAAAAACCAGCTACTGATTTTCACGTTTTACTTTTTAGAATTTCAGGTGAATTAGCAGAATTTTTAAATAATACACAATCAAATCCATTCCCTCCTTTTGTTGGCAGAATAGTTTCTCAAATTAAAAATTTAATAGATACAAATAATCAAACAATTACAACAAAATATAGACTTTCAGTTCATACTCTTTATGAAACTTATAATTCAATTCAAACTAATTATGGAGATGCTTTAAGACTTGAACAAGTAGCACAAATTGAATTAGAAAGTTTAAAAGCTCAAAAAACTTCATTTGAGAAAATTCAAACTAATTCTGAGTTACAAAATCAATTGCAAAAAGTTAAAGAAAACGTTTCTATTTTAGAAAGTTTTTCTGAAAAACAAAATGAATACAATAATTTATTTAACCATTTATATCCAGCTGAATTAGATAATAGTTTAGCTATTTTAAGTGATGCAGAAAAGAAAATGAAAGAACTAGAAGAAACAATTTCTACATTCTTAAATAATGATTTAGTTGTTAAGAAAGCAAGAGAAAATTTAGATTCTTTAAAAGATACAAAATCTAAGTTAAATAAATCTTTAGATGAAATAAAAGAAATTGATAAATCTTCAGGTTTTGAAGAAGCTTTTAATGAATTAAATCAGAAATTAGAAGAATTTGAAAAAGTTGTTGACAACTTTTCAAATGACTACAAATATTCATTATTTTATGTAACACTTAGAGTACAAGGTCTTTTAGGAGAAAACAGTTCTTCTATTGATAGAAGAAATGCAATAAATGATATATTAAAGCAAACAAACTTTTCAAATGATGAAAAGAATGTTTTAGTTACTACTGTAGAATATTTTGATAATATTAAAAGACCTAAAAATATCAGAGATCAAATTTCAACAATTCATGATTCTGTTTTATTAATTGTAGATAAACTAGCTAATGCTTATAAACAAACTGCGCCATTAAAAAGTAAATTTATTGATGAATTAAAAGAAGACTTTAATAATAAAGTATTGTCTGTTTTTGCGCAACTTAATGAAGCTGATAAAAATAATGCTTCTATTTCTGAACAAATTAAAAATATAAATAATGCAATAACAAATTTTGACAAAGAATTAGCAAAAGAACATATACAATCAGAATTATTAGATGTATATAAATCAAGATTAAATAATATATCTCAAGAATTGGCGTTAATAGTAAGTGAAGACGCTAGAGGTGGGTATATCAACTCATTATTAGCATTATTAGTTCACGATGCATGAGAAAGATATAATAAAGAAGAGGAAAAACTTACAAGAATTTTATTACCAGTTGTTACATTTGAGTCTATAAATGATAAAGGAAAACTTATTTCTGAAGTTAATAAAAAAATATCAGAAATTGATGCTGAAATTGAGAGCGAAAGACTATTCTTGAATTTAGATCCTTCAAA from Mycoplasmopsis maculosa includes the following:
- the serS gene encoding serine--tRNA ligase, which encodes MLNLKLVLEKTEEIRKALKNKKADLSLFDNLVEVANTRGKVMYEAQQKRAELSNFSKLFAQNKNDKDKLSELKKQADVIKKQALELESKASEIEQKVSQLLFQIPNIPLESVPLGNDDNDNVVIATHDNLGRGLISNVLPHYEVAKNLNILDLERAVKLSGSRFVVYKGMGAKLARALMNFMLDLHEKNNYEEYAVPVLVKPEILFGTGQLPKFKDDLFELPKESLYLIPTAEVPLTNLYNNEIIDLKTPIRLTGFTECFRSEAGSGGKDMKGIIRNHQFKKVELVKITNEKDWKKELDQMLDQAKLVLEELELPYRELQLCTGDLGFSSRTTVDLEVWLPSEIKYREISSVSYMGDFQARRAMIRYRDEQDNVQYAHTMNGSGLAIDRLIAALLENYQNPDGTVSIPKKLQPYMGIDKIERI
- the rpmG gene encoding 50S ribosomal protein L33 — its product is MLKRKVSLCCEQCQSMNYTTNKSMASISNRIIIKKYCPKCKEHTQHKEEK
- the secE gene encoding preprotein translocase subunit SecE — translated: MENNKKNKPKKYLIRHFVKEMKRVKWPTAKQNWVSFTQTIVFAVLVTLFIFGFTALITYFFKGIGINTN
- the rlmB gene encoding 23S rRNA (guanosine(2251)-2'-O)-methyltransferase RlmB, which translates into the protein MKKLYLCGKNTVIDAIKNNRNIIDVIYVISNSHEQKIKEISSNIKTSLKDQIFFKDFQNENHQGYIAFLKDFPIYDLETIKKDKPENILILDHIQDTHNFGAILRTANAAGINHIVIPKDRAADITPTVLKISSGGFIGMKIIKVNSISATIDKLKKWGFWIYVSALDKNSQAYNKIEYNKPTAMVVGNEETGASKSVLNIADQTVYIPQFGSVQSLNVSVATGILIFELIKNKNEI
- a CDS encoding class I tRNA ligase family protein, coding for MKKIYVCGPTVYNDPHIGNLRPIVTFDLMLKAYRALGKKFKFIHNITDVDDKIINKAIEENKTEQEISELYYQKYLQLLNKMNVDTISNIEKVTDNIELIKDYINKLYTSKNAYKDNIGNVWFDVNKNKENYGVVSNQKLDNMEFEEQNQDKQYEADFALWKITTKGIKFDSIFGHGRPGWHTECVALIDKHFGKEGVDVHGGGMDLTFPHHENENIQHFSLFGKNLAKNWLRTGQINLNGIKMSKSLGNIISAFDFIEKYGASLFKIIILSSKFTAHINLTQELIDNMISIEKKYKKLLFKFFTSFFIDELDTKINDKIKEILTMISEGEFSNFNYLLNEEIKEFNRSKSIINAKNIYFILKVIHPELTDINKYKKYIDLYNEWNYFIDKKDYINADKIRDILIKNDLL
- the argS gene encoding arginine--tRNA ligase, with translation MNKLILKDLLLNELKTIANELNIEKEILLIEPKGHADLTTNMAMGNKRNPLELAKLIVSKIDKNKFGLSSIEIAGPGFINFNIAEGSFIDAVNEIIKKGENYGKGNLKGDINIEFVSANPTGYLHVGHARNAAIGSTIANIVEFAGMNVTREYYINDAGNQINMLAESVFARYQQIFNPDFELPEESYKGSDIVWGAKEFFKKYGDKFKDQKLEGELLDFFKKESVELYLTVIKKTLKDFGVWFDVFYSEKSLYDNNAEKIYATVKELKNAYQKDGATWLKTTIHGDDKDRVLIKSDGDFTYFLPDIAYHRIKFNKTGKNPIIMNVWGADHSGYIKRMECAMKDLGMKSDNLIVLCMQLVRLVKNGEEFKMSKRRGTSFYLKEFVDLVGKDSARFILLDRTYNSKLDFDIDIATSKNNDNPVILVQYANARAWTLLNKTNLKENEIIATSYTDENDQKLVSTLLEFPEIIKKSAEKYLTHLLTQYLIKVAKEFNSWYSNSEKIIGHNEESSKLALVKAVNIVLENGLKLLEVSAPHQM
- a CDS encoding PDxFFG protein is translated as MSRKKINLKTLVWPKYAISAVLLSAITAATLGTMYFYSKNSDDNLGKENPTKRDDLVNEFIDRSTPPKTYFIEAQNQATKEQYDPKTDTVILSDGSVVSTVDYLDAYYKKHHAMPYLKISYGSFNFFNQYIEAVSPIEFFKFTEWFMNNVSWGPEIITLKSFSIVKGVEMNGNNITLGSHSNRNKEYTTIKFFPDAFFGTLPIYSELDGRGNAQDSLTYKLNRKILTAKEVQTFLGNISRYNSLSNLSTNTVNSNFFRDIINIQDLKGLKLFAIKNENWFKEIKDISINQTEKSRLFFNNPYLLLIDGKNEAEARQKLIEKFEEYKKHDVYKVLENINPNTVALEEKIITDAKIQDNQATPTDIISDGYLNITFNDNTNMRIFKSFQDVQSRDKNSASTELTFRNNYFQIDEALVKAKEDLDELESKYQDYIRSKISTNNFGEDEILSLKNKADEYIETVRNLARIEQRLTPMEQDYTAQGTLVIQVEQEEKEISELQKSNEKLDAEIKQLEQEIDSESNETEKAKKQQQLTEKRNQVNDNNTNINAKQERIRQLRPRILSEQALQNLKNEIDNLKNQLNNLLESSNEIAKIYNDISILRRPSEYIEFSELIRGYSDIYSNSTFKMIKENKIDDSTDLQKIETLKIFFNELFKFNNIYNRITYPYENNGAAYTTPSYVENEFYKVDIAFLPNTLITMDSLVKSSEKAQLNWRDFYNLKGFLNDRKNIVGENNQDVFIYVDKSKVSELGINKGKLEFNYKELNNKLDEVNLKITNTQEKINNIQNLISNTNNSNSIASLMTSFYRQNSILPFNFRPIGNSNTDDIISNEQVFTVLLGDNATGLPAYLNVLKNGNSSSNDEFHKVGTNGLLELIRNKVPEDQRSLFDLLVENTNKRLELDSVVSTNFDVEKINEYLTALVTLNEKSLEWENLNKSKSWYFDYSQLNTAITLIKNVDRSLEIINENNINENEIISLQENLNNLILESNFYRYQIKKLSELPTFDNEEINEAYNKIVKEFNDKKE